The Pedococcus dokdonensis region GCCGGGGCGATCGTGGTGCCGATGAACCCGCTGCTGAAGTCCGGCGAGATCGACTTCTTCTTCACCAACTCCGGCGCCAAGGTCGCGTTCGTGTGGCCGGACTTCGTCGCCGAGGCCACCGAGGGTGCCACGAACTCCGGCACCCGGATCGTCCCGTGCGGCCCGATGGGTCCGGCCGAGGGCGCCCTCGAGGGCGGCGACCCGATCACCGAGCCCGTTGCGCGCGACGACGACGACACCGCGATCGTGCTCTACACCTCGGGCACCACCGGGCGCCCCAAGGGCGCCGAGCTGACCCACCGCAACGTGCACCTCAACGCCCACCGCAGTGCCGTCGAGATCCAGGCCATCACCCCCGACGACATCGTGATGGGCTGCCTCCCGTTGTTCCACGTGTTCGGCCTGGTGGTCGGGCTCAACGCCGCGACCATCGCCGGTGCCGCGCTCGCGCTGATCCCCCGCTTCGACCCCGCCGAGGCGATCAAGGTGATCGGCAACGAGAAGGTCACCATCTTCCTCGGCGTGCCGACGATGTATGCCGCGATCCTCAACCACCCCGACTCGGACGCCCTCGACGCGAGCTCGCTGCGCACCTGCTGCTCGGGCGGTTCGGCGATGCCGCACGAGGTGATGAAGGCGTTCGAGGACAAGTTCGGCTGCATGATCCTCGAGGGCTACGGCCTGTCCGAGACCTCACCGGTGGCGTCGTTCAACATGCCCACCATGGAGCGCAAGCCCGGCACCATCGGCGTCGCGATCCCGGGCTGCGAGATGAAGCTCGTCGACCTCGACGGCAACGACGTCCCGCCCGGTGACGGGGTCGGTGAGATCGCGATCCGCGGCGACAACGTCATGAAGGGCTACTGGCAGAACCCCGAGGCCACTGCCGAGGCGATCCCCGACGGGTGGTTCCGCACCGGCGACCTCGCCACGGTCGACGACGAGGGCTACTTCACCATCGTCGACCGCAAGAAGGACATGATCCTGCGCGGCGGCATGAACGTGTATCCCCGCGAGGTCGAGGAGGTGCTCTACACCCACCCCGACGTCCTCGAGGCGGCGGTGGTCGCGGTGCCGGACGACCTGCTGGGCGAGGACATCGGCGCCGCGGTCGCCCTGCGCCCCGGGGCGACGGCCACCCTCGAGGACGTGCAGGCCTTCGTCAAGGAGAAGATCGCCGCCTACAAGTACCCGCGACACCTGTGGCAGGTCGACGAGCTCCCCAAGGGCCCGACCGGCAAGATCCTGCGGCGCGAGGTGCACAAGCCGGCCGACGCCTGACCCGGTTCGGGGTGATACCGGGCGCCATGGCGCGCGCTATCACCCCGAGAGAAGGCTCCGAACGGGGCTCGGCTCAGGCCTGGCTCGTTGCCCTGGCTCGCTTGGCCGGGAGCCCGATCACGATCGCCGACACCAGCACGATGGCGGCACCGAGCAGCTGCGGCCAGGCCAGGTGCTCGGACAGCACGGCCACGCCCAGCAGCACCGACACCACGGGGATGAGGTAGGTGACCGTGGTGCTGACCGTGGCCCCGGCCCCCCGGACCACGTCGAACTGGAGCATGTAGGCGAGCCCGGTGCCGACGACGCCCAGGGCCAGGACGCAGAGCAGCGGCAGCAGCGCCCCACCGCCGTCGACGTCGACGTGGCCCGACCAGGGCGCGGCGTAGGTGTCGCGGGACACCAGCCACCAGACCAGCAGGACCGGCACCATCAGCGCGGAGCCCACGAGCAGCAGCGCCGTCGGCATCGAGAGCCCACCGAGGTCGGCGCCGCCGAGGAACCGCCGGTTGTAGGTCCAGCCCAGCCCGTAGCAGGCGCCCGCGACGAGCGTCATGCCGAAGCCGAGCAGGTCGGGGCGGCCGGTCGACTCCCAGGGCTGCATGATCACCACGACCCCGATGAAGCCGATCACCACGGCGGCGAGCTTGCGCGGCGAGAGCCGGTCGCTCGGCAGGAGGATCAGCGCGAAGAACACCGCGGCCAAGGGCGTCGTGGCGTTGCCGATGCCGGCGAGTGCCGACGACACCCGCACCTCGCCCGCCGCGAAGAGGCTGAACGGCAGCGCGGTGAGGAACACCCCGGACACCGCGAGGTGACCCCAGACCCGACGCTCCCGCGGCAGCCGCCCGCCGGTCAGGCCGAGCAGCGCCAGCAGGGTGAGCGTGCCGGCGAAGATCCGCAGCGCCGAGATCTGGAGCGGCGCCATGGTGCGCAGCCCGACCTTCATCAACAGGAAGCTGGACCCCCAGATCAGGGCGAGCAGGAGGTACTTCACCTGCCATGGCACCCGGGTCGCCGCGGCGGACGAGGCCGCCGAGCTGATGGGACCGGCCGGTCCGGCGGGGTTGTTGGCGGCGACGCTGGCACTCATGGGCGGGTCAACTCTCGGCTCGTTCGGACCATTCCGCGGCCACGTCGACCGCTGCGCGTTGAACGCGCCAGGCCCCCTCGGGTGTGAGTCCGGGGAGCCCGCAGGCAGGGGTGGCGGTCAGGGCGCCGAGCCCGCCGGCCGGCATGCCGGCGTCGGCCCAACCGCGCGCGACGAGGTCGGCCGCACTGCCGACGGTGCCGGTGCCGTCGGTGGGCAGGCACCCGGCATACAGGGCCACGCCCTCCTCGACCGTGGCGGCGACGGACTCCCACCGCATGGGGGTGAGACGGGTGACGTCGAGCGCGACGGCGCCGACGCCCGTGGCGCGCAGCAACGGCAACGGTATGGCGGGGTCACAGCAGTGCACGACCGTCGCCGTGCCCTCGGGCGCGGCGGCGAGGACGTCACGCAGGCCGGAGATGGCCGTCTGCGGGTCGACGGCGCGGAGGTGACCGTAGCCGGACGCGGTGGGGAGGCGACCGGCGAGCACGGCGGGCAGTGACGGCTCGTCGAGCTGCAGGACGACGGATGCGCCGGGGACGAGCCGCCGCACCTCGGCGACGTGCTGGCGCACCCCCTCGGCCAGCGACCCGACGAGGTCGCGCACGGCACCCTCGTCGCCGAGCGACTTCTCACCGCGGTTGAGCTCGACGCCGGCGGCGAGGGTGAAGGGACCGGTGACCTGGAGCTTGAGGTCACCCCCATAACCGTCGAACACCTCGGCCAGCTGGTCGAGGTCCTGACGCCAGAGCGAAGCAGTCCGTGCGGAGTCACGGCCGGGGCGGTCGACGAACCGCCACCCGCCCGGCTGCAGGTCGACCGGCAGGTCGACGAGCAGGCCTGCCGCCCGCCCGATCATGTCCGCGCCGGGACCTCGCGCGGGGAGCTCCGGCAGGT contains the following coding sequences:
- a CDS encoding DMT family transporter, whose amino-acid sequence is MSASVAANNPAGPAGPISSAASSAAATRVPWQVKYLLLALIWGSSFLLMKVGLRTMAPLQISALRIFAGTLTLLALLGLTGGRLPRERRVWGHLAVSGVFLTALPFSLFAAGEVRVSSALAGIGNATTPLAAVFFALILLPSDRLSPRKLAAVVIGFIGVVVIMQPWESTGRPDLLGFGMTLVAGACYGLGWTYNRRFLGGADLGGLSMPTALLLVGSALMVPVLLVWWLVSRDTYAAPWSGHVDVDGGGALLPLLCVLALGVVGTGLAYMLQFDVVRGAGATVSTTVTYLIPVVSVLLGVAVLSEHLAWPQLLGAAIVLVSAIVIGLPAKRARATSQA
- a CDS encoding long-chain-fatty-acid--CoA ligase, whose amino-acid sequence is MTNLATNLVTTAQERPDQPAIKFMGNDLSYAQIHGMAAKVAGSLKAAGVEPGDRVAIILPNVPAFPVVFFGSLLAGAIVVPMNPLLKSGEIDFFFTNSGAKVAFVWPDFVAEATEGATNSGTRIVPCGPMGPAEGALEGGDPITEPVARDDDDTAIVLYTSGTTGRPKGAELTHRNVHLNAHRSAVEIQAITPDDIVMGCLPLFHVFGLVVGLNAATIAGAALALIPRFDPAEAIKVIGNEKVTIFLGVPTMYAAILNHPDSDALDASSLRTCCSGGSAMPHEVMKAFEDKFGCMILEGYGLSETSPVASFNMPTMERKPGTIGVAIPGCEMKLVDLDGNDVPPGDGVGEIAIRGDNVMKGYWQNPEATAEAIPDGWFRTGDLATVDDEGYFTIVDRKKDMILRGGMNVYPREVEEVLYTHPDVLEAAVVAVPDDLLGEDIGAAVALRPGATATLEDVQAFVKEKIAAYKYPRHLWQVDELPKGPTGKILRREVHKPADA
- a CDS encoding uroporphyrinogen decarboxylase/cobalamine-independent methonine synthase family protein, which gives rise to MARATGIGSLPGTDVGEALRGVREILGDGHLPYLPELPARGPGADMIGRAAGLLVDLPVDLQPGGWRFVDRPGRDSARTASLWRQDLDQLAEVFDGYGGDLKLQVTGPFTLAAGVELNRGEKSLGDEGAVRDLVGSLAEGVRQHVAEVRRLVPGASVVLQLDEPSLPAVLAGRLPTASGYGHLRAVDPQTAISGLRDVLAAAPEGTATVVHCCDPAIPLPLLRATGVGAVALDVTRLTPMRWESVAATVEEGVALYAGCLPTDGTGTVGSAADLVARGWADAGMPAGGLGALTATPACGLPGLTPEGAWRVQRAAVDVAAEWSERAES